A region of uncultured Carboxylicivirga sp. DNA encodes the following proteins:
- a CDS encoding TolC family protein — protein MYRILTLILVVLFITNSKAQETENNGPEMQLTLNEAIQLAKLQSLYSFRYKNMYLASYWDFRSYKASQLPGLRLNTTPINYDRSVTQLVDPNTGENKFVFNEYVSSQVGLSLSQNVTFTGGQLSLSSNVRRLQDIEYDNTSYTSVPISIRLTQPLNGYNEFKWLSKLKPLEYEQAKKTYLTNMEALSQRAVNVFFNSVSAEIDLKIAETNLANADTLFNIGKGRFNIGTVTQDELLDLELSYLNAKMAKTKAQVSLKQARNLLNSFLGFDKDVVILPIIPNEIPELKVEADEVLDLAKENNPQILELEATLINRRQNLAEKKATSGLSASLSANVGVNRQAYNLEDVYKTPYGDDRGLGISLYAPILDWGTRKGQIQMAKFELKRSEAEVDQALIDFEQEVVMQAIEFNLQEEQVNISAKADTVAQLGFNVTKQRFMIDKVDVIKLNAARSSYDQAKRSYISALSQYWQMYFRIRELTLYDFEGKESLIKELDYLLEN, from the coding sequence ATGTACCGTATATTAACCCTGATTTTAGTTGTTTTATTTATTACAAATAGTAAAGCCCAGGAAACTGAGAATAATGGGCCCGAAATGCAATTGACATTAAACGAAGCTATTCAACTGGCGAAGTTACAATCGCTTTATAGCTTTCGATATAAAAATATGTACTTGGCCAGTTATTGGGATTTCAGAAGTTACAAAGCTTCTCAATTGCCAGGATTAAGATTAAACACAACTCCAATTAATTATGATCGTTCAGTTACTCAATTAGTCGATCCAAATACCGGAGAGAATAAGTTTGTATTCAATGAGTATGTAAGCTCTCAGGTGGGGTTATCTCTTAGTCAAAATGTTACATTTACAGGAGGGCAGTTAAGTTTATCTTCAAATGTAAGGCGATTGCAGGATATTGAATATGATAATACCAGTTATACTTCGGTACCTATTAGTATCAGGTTAACTCAACCATTAAATGGTTATAATGAGTTTAAATGGTTGTCAAAGTTAAAGCCATTAGAATATGAGCAGGCAAAAAAGACCTATCTGACCAATATGGAAGCTCTTTCACAAAGAGCGGTAAATGTGTTTTTTAATTCGGTGAGTGCTGAGATTGATTTAAAAATTGCTGAGACAAACCTCGCAAATGCCGATACCTTATTTAATATTGGTAAAGGTCGTTTCAATATTGGAACGGTTACACAAGATGAATTACTTGATTTGGAATTAAGTTATCTGAATGCTAAAATGGCTAAAACAAAAGCTCAGGTTAGTTTAAAGCAAGCAAGAAATTTGCTGAACTCGTTTTTAGGCTTTGATAAGGATGTTGTAATTCTCCCGATAATTCCCAATGAAATTCCAGAGCTTAAAGTTGAAGCAGATGAAGTACTGGATCTGGCAAAGGAGAATAATCCGCAAATACTGGAATTAGAAGCAACCTTAATTAATAGGAGACAAAATCTAGCCGAGAAGAAAGCAACAAGTGGATTAAGTGCCAGTTTAAGTGCGAACGTTGGTGTTAACAGACAAGCCTATAATCTGGAAGATGTATATAAAACTCCATATGGTGATGATAGAGGTCTTGGGATATCGTTATATGCTCCTATATTGGATTGGGGTACTCGCAAAGGACAAATTCAAATGGCTAAATTTGAACTTAAAAGGTCAGAGGCCGAAGTTGATCAGGCATTGATAGATTTTGAACAGGAAGTGGTCATGCAGGCCATTGAATTTAACCTACAGGAAGAACAGGTAAATATCTCTGCAAAAGCTGATACTGTAGCTCAACTAGGATTTAATGTGACGAAACAACGCTTTATGATTGATAAAGTAGATGTTATTAAGTTGAATGCTGCGCGATCTTCATATGATCAGGCTAAGCGATCTTATATAAGTGCATTATCTCAATACTGGCAGATGTATTTCCGTATAAGAGAGTTAACGCTTTATGATTTTGAGGGAAAAGAATCACTGATAAAAGAATTAGACTACCTACTTGAAAATTAA